Genomic window (Bacillus vallismortis):
GAACTGAAAAACAGCGGTACGCATCTTCCAGAGCTCAGCGGCTTGTCGATTGAAGCGCTATGGGATTTGGCAGTCACTCCGGACGACCGCAGATTTTTCGTTGTCATGGAGCTGTTGAGCCGCAGCGTGACGATTGAAGACATTCATGCGAAAACAAAAATTGATCCGTTTTTCCTCCATACCTTTGACAACATCATCAAACTGGAAAACCGCTTGATGGAGGCGGGAAGCGATCTCTCTTTTGACTTATTGAAAAAAGCAAAGGAGAAGGGATTTTCAGACGCAACGATTGCCTCGCTGATCGGCAAAACAGAAGAAGAGGTACGCGCGCTTCGCAAGGAGATGGGCATTACACCTTCCTTCAAAATTGTCGATACATGCGCGGCTGAATTTGATGCGAAAACAAACTACTTTTACTCGACATATTTCGGAGAGACAGATGGTGACATCAGCCGAAAAGAGAAAAAACGCGCGCTGATTATCGGATCGGGACCGATTCGCATCGGCCAAGGAGTTGAATTCGATTACAGTGCCGTTCATGGCGTGCTGACACTGCAAGAGCTTGGGTTCGAAACCATCATGATTAACAACAACCCAGAAACGGTCAGCACAGATTATGAAATTGCGGACCGCCTGTATTTTGAACCGATGACTACGGAGCACATTTTAAACGTGGCGGAGCAGGAAAACATCGATTTTGCAATCGTGCAATTCGGCGGCCAAACCGCGATCAATGCTGCTGAAGCGCTCGAAAAAGCCGGCATTACCCTTCTCGGAACCTCGTTTGAAACGCTCGACGTGTTAGAGGATCGGGATCAATTTTATCAGCTTCTTGATGGGCTTGGCTTGAAGCACGCAAAGGGAGAAATCGCTTATACAAAAGAAGAGGCGGCTGAAAAAGCTGATGAGATCGGCTATCCGGTGTTAATCCGTCCGTCTTATGTCATCGGCGGAATGGGCATGATCATTGTTGACTCGCACGCTCAGCTTTCTCAGCTGCTGAACGGAGAGGACAGCATGCCGTACCCGATTTTAATTGATCAGTATGTGTCAGGTAAGGAAGTTGAAATTGATTTGATTTCCGACGGTGAAGAGGTTTTTATCCCGACATATACCGAGCATATTGAACGGGCAGGTGTCCATTCGGGAGACAGCTTTGCCATCCTTCCCGGACCGTCCATCACAAGCGGGCTGCAGCAAGACATAAAAGATGCCGCGCAAAAAATTGCCCGAAAGCTTTCATTTAAAGGCATCATGAACATTCAATTTGTGATCGACAGTGGAAACATTCTCGTCCTTGAAGTGAATCCGAGAGCGAGCCGCACGGTTCCTGTCGTCAGCAAAGTAATGGGCGTTCCGATGATTCCGCTCGCCACACGGCTGCTGGCGGGGGCGTCTTTAAAAGATGTAAACCCGGCAGTTCAAAATCACCACGGCGTTGCTGTAAAGTTCCCGGTCTTTTCATCACATGCGATTCAAGATGTAGATGTCAAGCTTGGGCCGGAAATGAAATCAACGGGAGAAGGCATGTGTGTTGCATACGATGCCGACAGCGCCTTGAAAAAAATCTATACACGTGTCTGGAATCAAAAAGGAAGCATTTATTTCCAAAATGGGCCGGACGATATCAAGGAATTAGCGGAAAACGCCGGTTTTACGGTACATGAAGGGACATTTGCCTCATGGATGGAGCTGGAAGGAAAAGCGATCCACATCAATTTGAGCGGCTCTGAAGAAGCGCGCAAAGAACGTTTAGAAGCCATGACGCACGGCATCACCGTCTTTACAGAAGAAGAAACCGTGCGGGCGTTTTTACAAAGCGGTTCAGGCCATCCGCAGCCTGTATCTCTCAAAGATCTCTATAAAAAGGAAGTGGCATCATGCACACAGTGACGGAAACCAGTTTATACGGAAAAGATTTATTAACGTTACAGGATCTTAGTGAACAGGATATAAACGCCTTGCTCGCAGAAGCCGGTGAACTGAAACAAAACAAAATTCAGCCTATTTTCCAAGGCAAAACCTTGGCAATGATTTTTGAAAAATCATCAACGCGGACCCGTGTTTCATTTGAAGCAGGCATGGCGCAGCTGGGCGGGAGCGCTCTCTTCTTAAGCCAGAAAGATCTGCAGCTGGGGCGCGGTGAAACCGTCGCTGATACGGCAAAAGTGCTGTCAGGCTATGTCGATGCCATTATGATCCGGACCTTTGAGCATGAGAAAGTGGAGGAGCTTGCCAAAGAAGCTGACATTCCGGTCATCAACGGACTTACTGATAAATACCATCCATGCCAGGCGCTGGCGGATCTCTTGACGATTAAGGAAATGAAGGGGAAGCTTAAAGGCGTGAAAGTCGCGTACATCGGTGACGGAAATAACGTGGCGCACTCATTAATGATCGGCTGCGCGAAAATGGGCTGTGATGTCTCGATCGCTTCGCCAAAGGGATACGAAGTGTTAGATGAAGCAGTTGAAGCGGCAAAAACATCTGCACGTCAATCGGGCGCTACTATCACACTTACAGCTGATCCGGTTGAAGCTGTAAAAGACGCGGATGTCATTTATTCTGATGTGTTTACAAGCATGGGGCAGGAAGCGGAAGAACAAGAGCGTCTCGCTGTATTTGCGCCTTATCAGGTGAATGCGGCGCTGGTCAGCCAAGCCAAGCCTGATTATACTTTTTTACATTGCCTCCCTGCGCACCGTGAGGAGGAAGTGACAGCGGAGATTATTGACGGGCCGAATTCGGCGGTATTTCAGCAGGCGGAAAACCGTCTTCACGTGCAAAAAGCACTGCTGAAGGCCGTTTTATACAGAGGGGAATCATCGAAAAACTGCTGAGCTCAGCAGTTTTTTTGATGGAAACATATTGACAGGCGAATAGGCGCATACTACAGCAAAAAGGAAAAGGAGGAAAAACAGTGGGTCAGCAGCATCAATTCCGTCCGGGACAGAAGGCGCCCAACAATGGCGTCTACGTTGAAATCGGCGAGACAGGTAGTATGGTTAAAAACCCGCAAAAGATCCATTTGTCAGCAGGGGATATGTTTCCTGAGACATCAAATCACAACCGGCTGTGGACATACAAAAGAAAGCCGTGATCAAGAAAAAACCCAAAACAATGAAATGTTTTGGGTTTTTGGCGTTTTAATGCTGGCTTGCATTTTTGTTCATAGGCATGATTTCTGCTAAAACCATGATCAAGACATACAGTACTACAGCAATGACAGATGATGTTTTGAATTGATACGCAACGCTGTTCATGCTGGCAACCAAGTAGCATGCCATATGTGATAAAAGGAACGTCCAAATAAAGGCAATAATATATCGCACGTTTCCACCTCGTCCTTCTCATTCTATTCTAAAAGCTATCATACCATACAAAAAGCGAAGGGGGAATCCAATTTTAGAAGAAAAATGAGGTGACAAAAGAGTCTGATTCGATACACTTTAAATAAAACAAAAAACATCGAATGGTATAATAGCCAAAACTCATAAAGGCTAGGACTTTACCTTATTCGTTTCTTTTCTTTTTACATAAGATAGCGTGAGATGAAGTGTGAAAGGAGGCGGGCAAGCGATGGGAATAACGGAAAGGTACTTTCAATTGGGAACGGAGCAGAATGTGATTCATCTGCCCTATCGCCCAAACGGCTTTGGCATCTTTATCTTGGGGGACAGAACCCACTTTGTCGGAAATGATTCAAGCTTTTGGCTGCAGCATTACGGCAGAAATCAGCTTCTGAACATGCTAAGGAATGAAGGATACACTCTTTTTAACAGCAATCTCTACGGAAGGCATTGGGGCGCGAAAAAAGCGGTCGCCTATGCCAAACAGCTGATACATTCCGTTCTGAAGCAGGAAATACTCAATCCGAAGATTCATATTTTAGCAGAAGGAATGGGTGCTCTCGTGGCCGATGAACTACTTCGTTTTTCCCCGGATCATATCCGTTCAGCCGCAATGTTGAATCCTTGTCTCGATCTTCAGGCTCATTATGAATCAGAGAAAGAAAATAAATTTTTCTATAAGCAATTTTTGAAAGAGGTATCGGAAAGCTGCGGAATAACTGAAAAAGAAGCGGAAGCGTTCCGTTACAAATCAATTGAAAGCTATCCGAGCGGCGTGCCGGTTCATATATGGCAGCGAATGACCGGAGCGCCCTATCCATACAGCGTACATGCGGAAGCATTCAAGGAACAACAGCAAAAGCGAGGTTCACCAGTCGACATGACATTTCACTTATTTGAGCATCCAAGCAGAATTTATGCATCAATCTGCAAATTCTTTCACAGTCATGAAAAAGAGTTATAGAGAATACAATAACAACAGCCTTCTCTTTTGCGGAGGCTGTTTTGCTTTGGAAATGAAAAACCGGAAAGGCGGCAGATGCAATGGAATCAACGCTGATTGTAGGTGCGGACGAATTTTTCGGCCTTTCATTATGCGAGCGAATGATGGATGAAGGCATACATGTTGACGTTATTCTGGCGGAAACAGAAGATGAAAATAGACAAATGTACTTAGAAGAAAGACTCTTGTGGCTTGGGAGAAATGGACTCTTTCGCCAGCTTGAACGCATTGGAGATCAAAAATATGATACAATTTGTATCCAGTTCGGCGGCTTTTTGCCTTTAGACCAATTTGATTCCCCCTATATATTAGTATATGAACAAGACCGAAAAGAATGGGAAAAACGTGAAAAGGCAGGCTCAGAAAAAGCGGTGATCCTGCCGAAAATGTATGGACCGTGGAAAGAAGAAACCGAAGAAGACGGCTGTTACACAGACGATGTGGCTGAGGAGCTGCTGAGGTTCCTGCTTGAACCAAGCCTCGAAAAAAGCAAAGATCAGATTTTCGATTTGCAAGTCACAGAAAAAACCACAAAAGAAGAAGCAAAAACAAAAATAATCGAGTGGAAAAGACAATTTTCATCAATTTTCGACAAATATTAAGAAAAACCTTCCATGTTTCGAGTTTTCTAGATACAATAAACGTATAAAAATGATACATGTTATAGCTTGTCAAAAGGAGTTGAACATGACTTGATCACAAGGCTTGTCATGATCTTTTCTGTCCTCCTTTTATTAAGCGGATGTGGACAAACTCCGTTTAAAGGAAAAATTGAGAAGGTCGGCATGCTCTTTCCTGATACGATTAACGATCTCGTATGGGGCACAAAAGGGTATAAAGGATTACTGAATATACAATCAAAATACAATGTGGACGTCTACTATAAAGAAGGCGTAAAAACAGATGAAGATATCATAAATGCGATTGAGGATTTTCATAAGCGGGGCGTCAATCTTCTCTATGGCCACGGGAGTGAATATGCAGAAGTGTTTAACTTGGTCAGCGAAGATTATCCGGATATGGAATTCGTCATTTCCAATGCGAAAGCGAAAGGCGATAATGTGACGAGTGTCCATTTCAGCGGCGAAGCAATGGGCTTTTTTGGAGGAATGACAGCTGCCCATATGTCGAAAACAAATCAGGTCGGCGTCATTGCTTCCTTTACGTGGCAGCCAGAGGTTGACGGTTTTATCAAAGGGGCCAAATATGAAAATCCGGATATAGAAGTAAACACGAAATATACGGCTCATTGGGATGATGATACGACGGCAGTAAAGCTTTATCAAAAAATGAAGAACGAAGGCGCGGATGTTGTGTATCCCGCTGGAGACGGGTATAATGTTCCTGTCATTCAGCAAATCAAAAAAGACGGCCTCTATGCCATCGGCTACGTCACAGATCAATCAGAACTGGGTGAGAATACCGTATTAACCAGCACTGTGCAAAATGTGGACAAGGCCTATGAAATCATCGCTGAGCAATTCAACAAAGGCTCCCTTGAAGGCGGCGATCATTACTACGACCTGAAAACCGGAGTTGTTGAAATGGGAACATTCAGCCCGCTAGTCGATAAAGACTTTCAGCATAGAATCGCCAAGCTGATCAAAACGTACAACAAAACAGGCGAACTGCCAAAAAACGAGTAATGGAGTGACGTCATATGCAGCATGAAAAATCACTGGAGTTCTTGCAAATTGCCATGAAATATCTTCCTGAAGCGAAAGAACAGCTTGAAAAATCAGGCATTGAGCTGTCAATGGAGGCCATACAGCCGTTTATGAATCTTTTTACCACGGTAATGGCTGAAGCTTATGAGCTTGGCAAGTCTGACGCAAAATCTGAAACCGAATAAGAAGAAGCCACTTTTGTGAAAGTGGCTTTTCACATGATTTTCTTTTTAATAGCGGAAATCATAGGCGCAAGCTCCTTTAAAGCGGGCTTGATTTGATCAACAGAGTTCATAATTGAACCGATTTGGTCCATAATATGCATGTAATGATTCGTCTCTTCTTCGTTTGCCTGGGAAACCTCCTCTTGCTGTTCTTCCTTCTCTGCTGTTTGTTTTGCGGAATCGCCGAACATCATCTTTGAAAACACATCCAACTGCATACGCCTCCTTTCTATATACAATACTCTATGATTAAGATGAACTGATAGTTTAGACGAATATATTGCCATGTGAAAAAAAATAGGATAGAATTAGTACCTGATACTAATAATTGATCACAACTGATTGATCTTCTAAATTTACAATATAAAGGAGTCTTCCCTTATGAAAGCTGGAATACTTGGTGTTGGTCGTTACATTCCTGAGAAGGTTTTAACAAATCATGATCTTGAAAAAATGGTTGAAACTTCTGATGAGTGGATTCGTACCAGAACAGGAATAGAAGAAAGAAGAATTGCCGCAGATGATGTGTATTCATCACATATGGCTGTTGCAGCAGCGAAAAAGGCGCTGGAACAAGCTGAAGTCGCGGCAGAGGATCTGGATATGATCCTGGTGGCAACTGTTACACCTGATCAGTCATTCCCTACGGTCTCTTGTATGATTCAAGAAGAGCTAGGCGCGAAGAAAGCGTGCGCTATGGATATCAGCGCGGCTTGTGCGGGCTTCATGTACGGGGTTATAACCGGTAAACAATTTATTGAATCCGGAACCTATAAGCATGTCCTTGTTGTCGGTGTAGAAAAGCTCTCAAGCATTACAGACTGGGAAGACCGAAATACAGCAGTTCTGTTTGGAGACGGAGCAGGCGCTGCGGTAGTCGGACCAGTCAGTGATGACAGAGGAATTCTTTCATTTGAACTAGGAGCAGACGGCACAGGCGGTCAGCACTTGTATCTGAATGAAAAAGGACATACAATCATGCATGGACGAGAAGTTTTCAAATTTGCAGTCCGCCAAATGGGAGAATCATGCGTAAATGTCATTGAAAAAGCCGGACTCTCAAAAGAGGACGTCGACTTTTTGATTCCGCATCAGGCGAACATCCGCATTATGGAAGCCGCTCGCGAGCGTTTAGAGCTTCCTGTCGAAAAGATGTCTAAAACCGTTCATAAATATGGAAATACTTCTGCCGCATCCATTCCGATCTCTCTTGTAGAAGAATTGGAAGCCGGTAAAATCAAAGACGGCGATGTGGTCGTCATGGTAGGGTTCGGCGGAGGATTAACATGGGGCGCCATTGCAATCCGCTGGGGCCGATAAAAAAAGGTGAGGTGCACACTAGATGAGTAAAAAAAGAGTAGTTGTTACAGGACTTGGAGCATTATCTCCGCTTGGCAACGACGTTGATACAAGTTGGAATAACGCAATCAACGGTGTGTCCGGAATCGGTCCGATCACTCGTGTTGATGCTGAAGAATATCCGGCAAAAGTAGCTGCTGAATTAAAAGACTTCAATGTTGAAGATTATATGGATAAAAAAGAAGCCAGAAAAATGGACCGCTTCACACAATATGCGGTCGTAGCTGCGAAAATGGCGGTTGAAGACGCGGATCTTAACATTACCGATGAGATCGCGCCGAGAGTCGGCGTTTGGGTAGGCTCCGGTATTGGAGGACTTGAAACACTAGAGTCTCAATTTGAAATCTTCTTAACGAAAGGCCCGAGACGAGTAAGCCCGTTTTTCGTGCCGATGATGATTCCGGATATGGCGACAGGGCAGATTTCCATTGCATTAGGAGCAAAAGGGGTTAACTCTTGTACGGTTACAGCATGCGCTACAGGAACGAACTCCATCGGTGACGCGTTTAAAGTCATTCAGCGCGGTGATGCAGATGTTATGGTCACAGGCGGAACAGAAGCGCCGCTGACAAGAATGTCATTCGCGGGCTTCAGCGCCAACAAAGCGCTGTCTACTAATCCAGATCCGAAAACAGCAAGCCGCCCGTTCGATAAAAACCGAGATGGCTTTGTCATGGGTGAAGGTGCAGGGATTGTTGTTCTTGAAGAACTTGAACATGCTCTGGCCCGCGGCGCTAAGATTTACGGAGAAATTGTAGGCTACGGCTCAACGGGAGACGCTTATCATATCACAGCGCCGGCCCAAGACGGTGAAGGCGGAGCGAGAGCAATGCAAGAAGCCATTAGAGATGCGGCCGTTTCTCCTGAAGACATTGATTATATCAATGCTCACGGGACAAGCACGTATTACAATGACAAATACGAAACAATGGCGATTAAAACCGTTTTCGGCGAGCATGCCCATAAACTTGCGGTAAGCTCTACAAAATCGATGACAGGCCACCTCTTAGGAGCAGCTGGCGGAATTGAAGCGATTTTCTCTGTGCTTGCCATTAAAGAAGGTGTGATCCCGCCGACAATCAATATTCAAACACCAGACGAAGAATGCGATTTAGATTATGTGCCTGATGAAGCCCGCAGACAGGATCTCAATTATGTTCTAAGCAACTCATTGGGATTCGGCGGACACAATGCAACATTAATCTTTAAGAAATACCAATCATGATCACGCCACACCGGCTGCCCTAAAGGGTAGCCGGTTTTTTTGTGTGCGCATAGGATAAAAAGAGGAGGCGATCACATATGAGTGTGGAACAAACATACAGCTGGCTCGGGAAGGCCGCGTCAATAGATGATTTGGCGCATTACATTGTCCCGCTTTTTTCAGGTGTGGAGAAAAAGAACTGGAAAGGCATTCTGGGGCACCTTCAGCATCATGGAATGTTTAAAAACATAAAAGAGGGCATCCATACTGCTTCCGAGCTGAAAGAAAAAGGTTTTTTTGAGCATATTCAAAAAGAAGAACAGTACCTTAAAAACAAATGGCAAGGTCCCGATGTGCCGATTGTCACACTGCCGGTTGACGAACGAAACAGGAGAATCCGTTTAGAATTCGGATCAAAATCAGGACTCGCTTTTCAAGACAAAATGTTCCTCTTTCTCTCGTCAGAGTTGGATTTTGCGTCAGTTTCTGCCCTGATGACACATGAATATCATCACGTTTGCAGGTTAGATCGTCTGACAAAAGATGAAAAAGATGTCACATTACTTGATACAATCATCATGGAAGGGCTTGCAGAATATGCTGTTTATGAGAGGTTCGGCCGAAGTCAAACGGCTGAATGGGCATCTTGGTATACCCCGGAGCAGCTGCAGGCTTTATACGAGAAAAAAATTGCACCCAACCAGGATATCAAACGGGACAATCGATTATTCTCACAGCTGTTATTCGGCAAAGGATATCAGCCCAAAATGCTTGGATACGCAGTCGGATTCAATATAGTAAAAAAATATTTAACAGCCAACAAAGCAAACACGGCAGACGGACTGTCCATTCCTGCTGAAACCTTTTTGAATGCAACGCTTTAAAAGAATAAAATAATGGAATTTCGTTAATAATATTACATTTATCCTAAAAAATTCTTGATTTTGCAAAATGATTGTAATAATATACAACTATAAAATTTTTAGATAATTCATTATTATTTATTATTTCTGAATAAAGGGATTGCTTTCTCTTGAAAATGTTTGACAACAAGAGGGGGAAAGGGGAGCTAGCATGGGCACACTTTTAGAAGTGAATAATTTAAAGACTTATTTTTTTAGGAAAAAGGAGCCGATCCCTGCGGTTGACGGAGTCGATTTTCACATCAGCAAAGGCGAAACCGTAGCGCTTGTAGGTGAATCGGGCTCCGGAAAAAGCATTACTTCTTTATCCATTATGGGCCTCGTCCAAAGCTCAGGCGGAAAAATCATGGACGGCTCTATTAAACTCGAAGACAGAGACCTCACCTCATTCACTGAAAATGACTATTGCAAAATCCGCGGAAACGAAGTATCTATGATCTTTCAGGAACCAATGACCTCCCTTAATCCGGTGTTAACAATCGGAGACCAAATTACCGAAGTGCTGATTTACCATAAAAACATGAAGAAAAAAGAAGCCCGCCAAAAAGCTGTTGAACTTTTGCAGATGGTCGGTTTCTCCCGGGCAGAGCAAATGATGAAGGAGTATCCGCACCGGCTGTCCGGCGGAATGAGGCAGAGGGTAATGATTGCCATCGCACTCAGCTGCAATCCTAAACTGCTCATTGCCGATGAACCGACGACAGCGCTGGATGTGACAATCCAATCCCAAGTTTTGGAACTCATGAAAGATCTTTGTCAGAAGTTCAACACGTCAATTCTTCTCATCACACACGACTTAGGTGTCGTGTCGGAAGCAGCTGACAGAGTAATTGTCATGTACTGCGGACAAGTCGTGGAAAACGCCACCGTCGACGACTTATTTTTAGAGCCGCTTCATCCTTACACAGAAGGCCTGCTGACATCGATTCCCGTCATAGATGGAGAGATTGATAAATTAAATGCGATTAAAGGCAGCGTGCCGACACCGGATAACCTGCCGCCGGGGTGCCGCTTTGCCCCAAGGTGCCCGAAAGCCATGGATAAATGCTGGACAAATCAGCCTTCGCTTTTGACGCACAAAAGCGGAAGAACGGTGAGATGCTTTTTATATGAGGAAGAGGGTGCCGAACAATCATGACTGCAGCTAATCAAGAAACAATCTTAGAGCTACGTGACGTAAAAAAATACTTCCCAATCCGCTCAGGCTTTTTTCAAAGAAAAGTCGGCGATGTGAAAGCGGTGGACGGTGTTTCATTTTCGTTAAAAAAAGGAGAAACACTCGGGATCGTTGGAGAGTCGGGTTGCGGAAAATCGACTGCCGGCAGGACGATGATCAGGCTTTACAAACCGACAGAAGGCCAAATCCTTTTTAAAGGGCAGGATATCTCCAATTTGTCAGAGGAGAAGCTGCGGAAAAGTGTCCGCAAAAATATTCAAATGGTTTTCCAAGATCCGTTTGCTTCTTTGAATCCAAGAAAAACGCTGCGTTCTATCATTAAGGAGCCGTTACATACGCACCACATGTATACGATGCGTGAACGAAACGAAAAAGTCGAAGAACTGCTTGCGAGAGTAGGTCTCCACCCGTCGTTTGCCAGCCGTTATCCCCATGAATTTTCCGGCGGCCAGCGTCAGCGGATCGGGATCGCCAGAGCGCTCACTTTGAATCCGGAACTGATCATCGCAGATGAGCCGGTTTCCGCACTTGATGTATCCATTCAGGCCCAAGTGATTAACTTAATGGAAGAATTACAGGAAGAATTTAATCTGACGTATCTATTTATCTCTCATGATCTAAGTGTCGTCCGCCATATCAGCGACAGAGTCGGAGTGATGTATCTTGGCAAAATGATGGAACTGACCGGCAAGCATGAGCTTTACGACCATCCGCTACACCCTTACACCCAAGCTCTTCTATCATCCGTTCCGGTTACAAGAAGAATAGGCTCTGTCAAACGTGAACGCATCGTCCTGAAGGGAGAACTGCCAAGTCCGGCTAATCCGCCAAAAGGCTGCGTTTTCCATACGAGATGCCCTGTTGCAAAGCCGATATGCAAGGAACAAATACCAGCATTCAAAGAAGCTGCTCCCAGCCACTTTGTGGCTTGTCACCTTTATAGCTAATGTTGCCCGCACAGCTTTGAG
Coding sequences:
- the fabF gene encoding beta-ketoacyl-ACP synthase II, whose protein sequence is MSKKRVVVTGLGALSPLGNDVDTSWNNAINGVSGIGPITRVDAEEYPAKVAAELKDFNVEDYMDKKEARKMDRFTQYAVVAAKMAVEDADLNITDEIAPRVGVWVGSGIGGLETLESQFEIFLTKGPRRVSPFFVPMMIPDMATGQISIALGAKGVNSCTVTACATGTNSIGDAFKVIQRGDADVMVTGGTEAPLTRMSFAGFSANKALSTNPDPKTASRPFDKNRDGFVMGEGAGIVVLEELEHALARGAKIYGEIVGYGSTGDAYHITAPAQDGEGGARAMQEAIRDAAVSPEDIDYINAHGTSTYYNDKYETMAIKTVFGEHAHKLAVSSTKSMTGHLLGAAGGIEAIFSVLAIKEGVIPPTINIQTPDEECDLDYVPDEARRQDLNYVLSNSLGFGGHNATLIFKKYQS
- the appD gene encoding oligopeptide ABC transporter ATP-binding protein AppD, which translates into the protein MGTLLEVNNLKTYFFRKKEPIPAVDGVDFHISKGETVALVGESGSGKSITSLSIMGLVQSSGGKIMDGSIKLEDRDLTSFTENDYCKIRGNEVSMIFQEPMTSLNPVLTIGDQITEVLIYHKNMKKKEARQKAVELLQMVGFSRAEQMMKEYPHRLSGGMRQRVMIAIALSCNPKLLIADEPTTALDVTIQSQVLELMKDLCQKFNTSILLITHDLGVVSEAADRVIVMYCGQVVENATVDDLFLEPLHPYTEGLLTSIPVIDGEIDKLNAIKGSVPTPDNLPPGCRFAPRCPKAMDKCWTNQPSLLTHKSGRTVRCFLYEEEGAEQS
- a CDS encoding DUF2268 domain-containing protein, translated to MSVEQTYSWLGKAASIDDLAHYIVPLFSGVEKKNWKGILGHLQHHGMFKNIKEGIHTASELKEKGFFEHIQKEEQYLKNKWQGPDVPIVTLPVDERNRRIRLEFGSKSGLAFQDKMFLFLSSELDFASVSALMTHEYHHVCRLDRLTKDEKDVTLLDTIIMEGLAEYAVYERFGRSQTAEWASWYTPEQLQALYEKKIAPNQDIKRDNRLFSQLLFGKGYQPKMLGYAVGFNIVKKYLTANKANTADGLSIPAETFLNATL
- a CDS encoding YjzD family protein, encoding MRYIIAFIWTFLLSHMACYLVASMNSVAYQFKTSSVIAVVLYVLIMVLAEIMPMNKNASQH
- a CDS encoding carbamoyl phosphate synthase large subunit; amino-acid sequence: MPKNTSISSILVIGSGPIIIGQAAEFDYSGTQGCIALKEEGYRVILVNNNPATIMTDDAFADDIYFEPLTAESLTNIIKKEQPDGLLANLGGQTALNLAVELEETGVLKEHGVKLLGTSVETIQKGEDREKFRSLMNELNQPVPDSEIVDNEADALRFAESIGFPVIIRPAYTLGGKGGGIAPNKEAFTAMIKQALLASPINQCLVEKSIAGFKEIEYEVMRDRNNTCITVCNMENIDPVGVHTGDSIVVAPSQTLTDEDYQMLRTASLTIISALDVVGGCNIQFALDPFSKQYYVIEVNPRVSRSSALASKATGYPIAKMAAKLAVGYTLDELKNPLTGSTYASFEPALDYVIVKFPRWPFDKFKNADRKLGTKMKATGEVMAIERNLEAAIQKAAASLELKNSGTHLPELSGLSIEALWDLAVTPDDRRFFVVMELLSRSVTIEDIHAKTKIDPFFLHTFDNIIKLENRLMEAGSDLSFDLLKKAKEKGFSDATIASLIGKTEEEVRALRKEMGITPSFKIVDTCAAEFDAKTNYFYSTYFGETDGDISRKEKKRALIIGSGPIRIGQGVEFDYSAVHGVLTLQELGFETIMINNNPETVSTDYEIADRLYFEPMTTEHILNVAEQENIDFAIVQFGGQTAINAAEALEKAGITLLGTSFETLDVLEDRDQFYQLLDGLGLKHAKGEIAYTKEEAAEKADEIGYPVLIRPSYVIGGMGMIIVDSHAQLSQLLNGEDSMPYPILIDQYVSGKEVEIDLISDGEEVFIPTYTEHIERAGVHSGDSFAILPGPSITSGLQQDIKDAAQKIARKLSFKGIMNIQFVIDSGNILVLEVNPRASRTVPVVSKVMGVPMIPLATRLLAGASLKDVNPAVQNHHGVAVKFPVFSSHAIQDVDVKLGPEMKSTGEGMCVAYDADSALKKIYTRVWNQKGSIYFQNGPDDIKELAENAGFTVHEGTFASWMELEGKAIHINLSGSEEARKERLEAMTHGITVFTEEETVRAFLQSGSGHPQPVSLKDLYKKEVASCTQ
- the med gene encoding transcriptional regulator Med, with the protein product MITRLVMIFSVLLLLSGCGQTPFKGKIEKVGMLFPDTINDLVWGTKGYKGLLNIQSKYNVDVYYKEGVKTDEDIINAIEDFHKRGVNLLYGHGSEYAEVFNLVSEDYPDMEFVISNAKAKGDNVTSVHFSGEAMGFFGGMTAAHMSKTNQVGVIASFTWQPEVDGFIKGAKYENPDIEVNTKYTAHWDDDTTAVKLYQKMKNEGADVVYPAGDGYNVPVIQQIKKDGLYAIGYVTDQSELGENTVLTSTVQNVDKAYEIIAEQFNKGSLEGGDHYYDLKTGVVEMGTFSPLVDKDFQHRIAKLIKTYNKTGELPKNE
- the fabH gene encoding beta-ketoacyl-ACP synthase III; its protein translation is MKAGILGVGRYIPEKVLTNHDLEKMVETSDEWIRTRTGIEERRIAADDVYSSHMAVAAAKKALEQAEVAAEDLDMILVATVTPDQSFPTVSCMIQEELGAKKACAMDISAACAGFMYGVITGKQFIESGTYKHVLVVGVEKLSSITDWEDRNTAVLFGDGAGAAVVGPVSDDRGILSFELGADGTGGQHLYLNEKGHTIMHGREVFKFAVRQMGESCVNVIEKAGLSKEDVDFLIPHQANIRIMEAARERLELPVEKMSKTVHKYGNTSAASIPISLVEELEAGKIKDGDVVVMVGFGGGLTWGAIAIRWGR
- a CDS encoding YjzC family protein, with the translated sequence MGQQHQFRPGQKAPNNGVYVEIGETGSMVKNPQKIHLSAGDMFPETSNHNRLWTYKRKP
- the argF gene encoding ornithine carbamoyltransferase, with the protein product MHTVTETSLYGKDLLTLQDLSEQDINALLAEAGELKQNKIQPIFQGKTLAMIFEKSSTRTRVSFEAGMAQLGGSALFLSQKDLQLGRGETVADTAKVLSGYVDAIMIRTFEHEKVEELAKEADIPVINGLTDKYHPCQALADLLTIKEMKGKLKGVKVAYIGDGNNVAHSLMIGCAKMGCDVSIASPKGYEVLDEAVEAAKTSARQSGATITLTADPVEAVKDADVIYSDVFTSMGQEAEEQERLAVFAPYQVNAALVSQAKPDYTFLHCLPAHREEEVTAEIIDGPNSAVFQQAENRLHVQKALLKAVLYRGESSKNC
- the comZ gene encoding ComG operon transcriptional repressor ComZ; the encoded protein is MQHEKSLEFLQIAMKYLPEAKEQLEKSGIELSMEAIQPFMNLFTTVMAEAYELGKSDAKSETE